The following coding sequences are from one Natrarchaeobius halalkaliphilus window:
- a CDS encoding amidase, which translates to MFENYVRDVATRLGIDLDEDNVTTYAKQVDELTTQFDRSAVDPSSNRPAVDVEPGTDAYNAIRYHCRVTNDEMTTRSGDGRSLSGVDVVVKENIAVAGVPMHCGSEAVDFEPGYHATVVSRLIDAGVNVVGTTNMDELAYFTTGETCAFGPTDNPVVDGCVPGGSSSGSAAAVAGELVEAALGSDTGGSVRIPSSFCGIVGLKPTHRSVPRFGFADLSPSLDQIGPIARTVETVAQMYDVLAGPDVRDRSTHASSPAKDATEGVGESVDGRCIAVIGEAMDEATTGVSDQVERAVETLEGTGVDTTDVSVPEYRTATAAMRMIAGSEFAALCTFEGHIPGSGTGHSESWRSEISTAIQSPDLGENVREQIVTASALNEYGLEQYVTAQEIAAEFTETIATLLEEYDALLTPTTPMTAPTFGSVTSPKDFTRTIANTAPFNLTGHPALTVPHGTVNGAPVGVQFVGARYDERTLMAFGSELTA; encoded by the coding sequence ATGTTCGAGAATTACGTTCGGGATGTCGCAACTCGACTCGGAATCGATCTCGACGAGGATAACGTCACAACATATGCGAAGCAGGTGGACGAATTGACCACACAGTTCGACCGGTCAGCGGTGGATCCTTCGTCGAATCGACCAGCAGTCGACGTAGAACCGGGAACCGACGCCTACAACGCGATTCGGTATCACTGTCGCGTTACCAACGACGAAATGACGACCCGTTCCGGCGATGGAAGATCGCTTTCGGGCGTCGACGTCGTCGTCAAAGAGAACATCGCCGTCGCCGGTGTTCCGATGCACTGTGGCTCCGAGGCAGTCGATTTCGAGCCAGGGTATCACGCAACGGTGGTGAGTCGCCTGATCGACGCCGGCGTGAACGTCGTCGGCACGACAAACATGGACGAACTCGCCTACTTTACGACCGGTGAAACCTGTGCGTTCGGACCGACCGACAATCCCGTCGTCGATGGATGTGTTCCCGGTGGATCGTCGAGTGGTAGCGCTGCTGCTGTCGCAGGAGAGCTGGTCGAAGCAGCACTCGGAAGCGACACGGGTGGCAGCGTTCGAATCCCGTCGTCGTTCTGTGGAATCGTCGGTCTCAAACCAACACACAGAAGCGTCCCTCGCTTCGGCTTCGCGGATCTCTCGCCGTCGCTCGACCAGATCGGACCGATCGCTAGAACCGTCGAAACGGTCGCTCAGATGTACGACGTTCTCGCCGGCCCAGACGTTCGTGATCGTTCAACACACGCCAGTTCGCCGGCGAAAGACGCCACCGAAGGGGTCGGGGAATCCGTCGATGGACGGTGCATCGCTGTGATCGGTGAAGCGATGGACGAAGCAACGACCGGCGTTTCCGATCAGGTCGAACGAGCGGTCGAAACGCTCGAGGGAACGGGTGTCGACACGACCGATGTTTCCGTCCCAGAGTATCGAACAGCAACCGCTGCGATGCGTATGATCGCTGGAAGCGAGTTCGCGGCTCTCTGTACCTTCGAGGGACATATTCCAGGAAGCGGAACGGGTCACAGCGAATCGTGGCGGAGCGAGATCAGCACGGCGATTCAGTCGCCCGATCTTGGAGAAAACGTCCGGGAACAGATCGTTACGGCCAGTGCGCTGAACGAATACGGACTCGAACAGTACGTTACTGCTCAGGAGATAGCCGCTGAGTTCACCGAAACGATCGCGACTCTGCTGGAGGAATACGACGCACTCCTCACACCAACGACGCCCATGACAGCCCCAACGTTCGGATCGGTTACGTCACCGAAAGACTTCACACGAACCATCGCCAACACCGCACCGTTCAATCTCACTGGTCATCCGGCGCTGACGGTTCCCCATGGAACGGTCAACGGAGCACCGGTTGGCGTTCAATTCGTTGGAGCGCGTTACGATGAACGGACGCTAATGGCATTCGGTTCCGAACTCACAGCCTGA